The following nucleotide sequence is from Coffea eugenioides isolate CCC68of chromosome 3, Ceug_1.0, whole genome shotgun sequence.
TTCACTAATTCATCAATTGTTCGCTTAACCATCAATTGTTATTGTGACAATACCGGAGGTTGATAATTGAAGAAAACACAGCTGCCTCTTTTTCTTCATAAAGAAACCCAAACCAACCCAACTAGCCATCAAATAATATCCAACAAGTACCAAAATATAGTAGCAGCAGCAAAATCCAAAATATAGTACTAGAGCTGCTGAAGTCGCTAGTCATGAAGTAGCAGATCTGTTTCTTCTCACAGAATACGaataaaccattaaataaaatccaaaaaatataacaaaatgGTAGACATGGTAGTAGCAGACCAGTAGTAGAGGTAGCTAAGAAAAAAAGGCCCGGACTGGTCACTGTGACGGGATGGGAGATGGTCGTCGGCTCCTCCGCGTCGCAACTCCACGCGTTACGCCTACCTCAGCCTGCCTGATAACCTCATCCCCATAAATGTATCCATCCTTGAAGAAGCAAACGCACAACGcgaattaataataaaaataaaaataaaaataaaaataataataggcCAATTACATACCCGCTTCACTACTGCTACTAGTCCGGGTTCCCTATTTGGATCAGGAACAAAGAAAGCAAGCTTGTGTTTGTTTGGATCAAACACGTCACCAGAATGTGGGGTGAATTTATTCACCCCGTAGCGTAGCAGAATCTAAAAATACAATTAGAAGCTGATAATCACCAATCACACAAGGAATTAATAACATCATATAAACATCGAGTTACCCAATTGTCGCCTGTTCAACAAGAATTACGAGAAAATCATTCATCAGGCATCATACATCCCAATGGGACCGAAAGAGGCCATCACTATTCACTACTTCATTCAGGTCATAAACTAAAACCCACTTAACAGGCTACGAAAGAAAATCAAATCATCCACAAACAGCTAaagaaaaacattaaaaaaaaaaatagtagtacTAGTAGCAAATTAGCAACTAAACAAAAGGGCTCAACTTGGACTTTACACTCCTTGCGTAGTTTGATGTTCGTTCAGCACAAAAAACGATTACGGGGATAGAAAAAGGTATTATTTACCTTAGAAAGTCCATCCTCACATATTTCTGCATTAGTCACAAGATCTTTAAAAAGATCCTGCAAACATATTCAAAGCCATCAGGATTTAAGAGCtccgttttttctttttttgcttttttttgagttaaaaaaaagagcaagaagGAGGAGAGACTTACTCTTAAACCTTGGGTCTTAACGACCTCCTCCGTGGGATGGATACGAGGCTCAAATCTCTTCTCGAACAACAGATTGATGTGAGAATCAATATCTGCTTTGTCCTCAGTTTGCCTGTTTTCGTATTGTTCAAAATCTATATCTGCTTTTTTACAGAGAAAAGAAGCGAGCCCCGTACTACATATTAAAACCCAATCTCTTCTCGCGAAACAAGGCTCCAGTCTTGCTACCACCGAGGCTAAAAAGTGATACATTCTTTTTTGGGGTTTTGGATTTTGGTTTTGCAGAGGATCGGTTTAGCCGAGAGAGAAGACGGAGAGTTCTATTCTTATTACTTTTGGCTTCTCTTTCAGTCTTTTGCATTCTCCGCAAGAAGCCAAGGTCCAAATGAGACGAATGAAATTCAATTCGCGTGCCAATCGACACGCGGAAAGGTCGGCCCCCCGTGTCGCTTTCAGATTTGATTCTGTACCATTTGCTGTATATACTCAACGTGTCTCTTTCAGACTGATTCTGTATCATTTGCATCCGACTTTTTATATTTCCAGTCTTGTGTATAACCGTATTACTATGATTGTAGTAGTTGGTAGACTacttaaatttttcttttgacgGTCAGGTTCGAATCTCACTTATTTagataaaaattttgattaggtctcacttattttgaaaaaaaaattgtgattaGGTCTGTATACTTGTTAGTCtcttatttaatatttttggaCTTCTCTTTCCTATAGAATAAAATCAATTAGGTTCCCTTATTCAACATCTTTAAACTCTCCTGCATCTAAAGTAtgataaattaaattataaaaatattattttcgtAACCGcatatatataattatgaaTATGATATACTAGTACTACCCTTATTCAGTTTCTTTAGACTTCTCCTCCCTGTAAAATATGATAGATTAGATTATAGAAATATTATCGTAATCACGTATATTCCCTTCTTTAACCTCTTTATACTCCCCTCCCTGTAAAATATAATAGATTAAGTTATAGGAATGTTATCGTaactacatatatttatatatatatgtatatgtaattATGAATACGATATACTAGTACTAGTTAGTAGGTTTTCTGATAATTCCCTTcttaaattgtttttgtttttcccataaaaaaaaagtttttgttTTGAGATGATGATAGTTAGCACTTCTTCTTTTAATCTTAATTACCCACAATTGCAACACTTAAATTGTCATTTAAGTAAAATGATGATGCGTAATAAACATGAA
It contains:
- the LOC113764449 gene encoding grpE protein homolog 2, mitochondrial-like — its product is MYHFLASVVARLEPCFARRDWVLICSTGLASFLCKKADIDFEQYENRQTEDKADIDSHINLLFEKRFEPRIHPTEEVVKTQGLRDLFKDLVTNAEICEDGLSKILLRYGVNKFTPHSGDVFDPNKHKLAFFVPDPNREPGLVAVVKRDGYIYGDEVIRQAEVGVTRGVATRRSRRPSPIPSQ